The proteins below come from a single Garra rufa chromosome 3, GarRuf1.0, whole genome shotgun sequence genomic window:
- the pstpip1b gene encoding proline-serine-threonine phosphatase-interacting protein 1b: protein MALLFCDAFWGTDFIDQSGYEAILQRLQDGRHMCKDVEELLKMRALAEEKYGRDLVAIARKAEGQTEIGTLKASFDKLKAEIEKTGNLHIQLSERIKEEVLKIEAFREHQREQRKKLEEIIEKLQKPKMLLHKKTMESKRLYEQRCKEAEEAEQAVGKKTNVTTSTHRQSEKVMNRARLCRQAANLAEKQYKWNVDQLEKTCEDWESTYRSACEVFQQQESERINILRCVLWDHCNLLSMQCVQDDDCYEEVRKILEQCDIVSDNNCFIKLKKTACRPPAPIEFQNYSDMDANGGVRKAETKRLSVMLPGMSFSGYPEAGSNLAGTCTSAQQMGGNPEKYMVVYDFKAQEDDELSVSKGQVVTITEQGGDGWWRAWRDGISGLVPGTYLTKISSQSYSTHLGAAQPEHSPTNKV from the exons GGTACTGACTTTATCGACCAGTCAGGTTATGAAGCGATATTGCAGAGGTTACAGGATGGCAGACACATGTGTAAAGATGTAGAAGAACTGTTAAAAATGAG AGCACTAGCGGAGGAGAAGTACGGACGAGATCTGGTGGCAATTGCTCGGAAGGCAGAAGGTCAAACCGAGATCGG AACATTAAAGGCATCATTTGACAAATTAAAAGCAG AAATTGAGAAGACAGGAAACCTGCACATCCAACTATCTGAAAGGATAAAGGAGGAAGTTTTGAAAATAGAGGCATTTCGAGAGCACCAGAGGGAACAGAGAAAAAag CTTGAAGAGATTATTGAAAAACTTCAGAAGCCTAAAATGCTGTTGCACAAGAAGACCATGGAG TCAAAAAGGTTGTATGAGCAGAGGTGTAAGGAGGCAGAAGAGGCTGAGCAAGCAGTGGGGAAGAAGACAAATGTGACCACCTCCACTCACCGCCAATCAGAAAAG GTGATGAACAGGGCCCGCTTATGCAGGCAGGCAGCCAACCTGGCAG AAAAGCAGTACAAATGGAATGTTGATCAACTAGAGAAAACTTGCGAGGACTGGGAGAGCACCTACAGGAGTGCATGTGAG GTGTTTCAGCAGCAGGAGTCTGAGCGCATTAATATATTGCGCTGTGTGTTATGGGATCATTGCAATCTGCTGTCCATGCAGTGTGTCCAGGATGATGAC tgCTATGAGGAAGTAAGAAAAATTTTAGAGCAGTGTGACATCGTCAGTGACAACAACTGCTTCATTAAACTGAAAAAGACGGCATGTCGTCCTCCAG CTCCCATTGAGTTTCAAAATTACTCTGACATGGACGCTAATGGAGGAGTCAGGAAGGCAGAAACGAAGAG ATTATCTGTGATGCTTCCAGGGATGTCTTTCAGTG GGTATCCTGAAGCAGGCAGTAATTTGGCTGGAACATGCACATCTGCTCAACAAATGGGAGGAAATCCTGAGAAATACATGGTGGTATATGATTTTAAAGCTCAG GAAGACGATGAGCTGTCTGTCAGTAAAGGACAAGTTGTCACAATCACTGAGCAAGGCGGGGATGGGTGGTGGAGAGCATGGAGGGATGGAATATCCGGGCTGGTTCCTGGAACCTACTTGACCAAAATCTCCTCGCAGAGTTACAGTACACATCTTGGTGCTGCTCAACCTGAACATAGTCCTACAAATAAAGTTTAG